CCTGAAGAGTACACAAAAAACTTATTCAAAGTCTCTGAGACTTCCTCCAATCTGGATGTATTCAGTGAATATACGGCATTCCCAGTTGAAAACCGTGATCTGTTCAAAAATGGTTTAACGACAATCGTTCCAATCATTGGCGGCGGGGAGCGCCTGGGCACATTGATTCTTGCCCGTCTTGAAGCACAATTTGAAGATGATGATCTGATTCTTGCTGAATATGGCGCAACAGTAGTCGGAATGGAAATTCTTCGCGAGAAAGCTGACGAAATTGAAGTAGAAGCAAGAAGCAAGGCAGTTGTTCAAATGGCGATTAGCTCCCTATCATACAGTGAGCTTGAAGCAATCGAGCACATTTTCGAGGAATTAAATGGAAATGAAGGACTGCTGGTAGCGAGTAAAATTGCTGACCGCGTAGGAATTACCCGATCTGTAATCGTAAATGCGCTTCGCAAGCTTGAAAGTGCTGGAGTAATCGAATCACGTTCCCTTGGTATGAAAGGAACATACATTAAAGTACTTAACGACAAATTCCTCATTGAATTAGAGCGATTGAAATCAAATTGATGTAAAAAGGCACCCGTTCTCCGGGTGCCTTTTTATTTTTGTAGTTCAATTTAATTACAAAATATAGGTTTAAAGTCCCGTTAAAAAAATAGAACAATATGAGGACGAAAATTTACAAGAAGTTCATAGACTTTGAGCCTATATAAATTTACAATAACAGTATGGATTTAACATAATTCGACATGAATAAGATACGAATGACTTAGAACTATTGTGGGGGTTTTAATTTTGCTCTTTTCAAATACCATTACTTCTCTTGAGAATGCCTTGAAAACGTCCAATATACAGCAAAAAGTGATTTCAAATAATATTGCCAATGCAGATACCCCTGGATATAAAGCCAAAAAGGTATCTTTTCAAAATGTTTTAAACAGTGAGATGGCTTCTATAAAAGCAACCAGGACAGATCAAAGACACCTGGAATTTACAAATGCCTCCACAACAGGAGCTGTAGTTAAAAATAAAAACAGCTCCTATCATTCGAACGGCAATAGTGTGGACATTGATCAGGAAATGTCCGATCTTGCGAAAAACCAAATTCAGTACAACGCTCTTGTTGACAGATTAAACGGGAAGTTCAAATCGCTTCAGACAGTTTTGACGGGAGGGAGATAATCGATGACCATTTTTAACAGCTTGAATACCTCTGCCTCAGCTTTAACTGCGCAGCGATTAAGAATGGATGTTGTTTCCTCAAACATTGCGAATGCAGAGACTACAAGAGGAAAATTTGTTGATGGGGAATGGCAGCCTTACCAACGGAAAATGGTTGAAATAAAAGAGAAGGACAGCTTTTCCTCTATGCTGTCCAGAGCGGGAACCGGCCAGGCCGGAAGCGGAGTGCAGGTTACAAAAATCAGTGATGACTCATCACCATTTAAATTAGTTTATGATCCCGGGCACCCGGATGCAGATGCGCAAGGTTATGTTAAGATGCCGAATGTTGATCCGCTTAAAGAAATGACGGATTTAATCAGCAGTACTCGTTCTTACGAGGCAAACGTAACCGTGTTCAATGCCTCTAAAAACATGCTTTTAAAGGCATTAGAAATTGGAAAGTAAGGTGAAAATTCATGATCAATGGTATTACTCCTATATCCCTTCAAAATATGGACGGTGTGGCAAAGGCAGCGGCACCGGCTCAAACACAGGCAGGCCAATTCGGAGACATGCTGAAAAATGCTATGAATGAAGTAAACCGTGCACAGCTTGAGTCGGATAAAATGACTGGGGCACTGGCAAAAGGACAAAATGTTGAATTGCAGGATGTAATGATTGCCGCTGAAAAGGCAAGTGTAACCTTATTATCATCAATTGAAATGAGAAATAAAGCGATTGAAGCCTATCAGGAAGTAATGCGCATGCAAATGTAAGATGACTTTCACTGCCTGCCATTGAGTCGTCATCAGAACCGGGGGAACGGAAAGAATGAATCAAAAGCTTAAAGAAATAGGTGAAAAAATCCTCCTGTTCTGGAGGGGGAAATCAAAAGGTCAAAAAGGAATGGTGATTGGGAGTTTCCTCGCAGCAGTTATCCTGATTTCCGTTCTGGCCTTCTTTTTATCCAGGCCGAATCTGGTGCCTTTATATAAAGAACTAACACTTGAAGAATCCGGTCAGATTAAAGAAACACTTGACGGAAGAGGGGTTCAATCTGAAATTGCAGACAGCGGAACGACGATTCTCGTACCGGCTGAAATGGTAAACAGCTTGAAAGTGGATCTTGCTGCCGAAGGACTTCCGGAGAGCGGTACGATCGACTATTCGTTCTTTGGACAAAATGTCGGGTTCGGGATGACAGACAATGAATTCGATGTATTGAAACTGAAGGCAACCCAAACAGAGCTTGCAAACCTCATTAAAGGGATTGAGGGAGTGAAGGATGCGAGTGTCATGATCAATCTCCCCCAGGAAACTGTCTTTGTCGGTGAGGAAGCAGAACAAGCCTCTGCTTCCATAGTAGTGACGATGAAGCCCGGGAATAAATTGGATCAGACAAGAGTGGACGCTCTTTATCATCTCGTATCTAAAAGTGTACCGAATCTCCCTGCTGATAATATCGTCATAATGGACGATAATTTTAACTATTTCAACCAAAATAAGGAAAATGATCCAACCGTAAGCAATTATGCCAGCCAGCATGATATCAAGATGGGGATCGAGCGGGATTTGCAGCAGCAGGTGCAGAAAATGCTTGGAACGATGATCGGTCAAGATAAAGTAGTTGTTTCTGTAACAACAGATCTTGACTTTACCCAGGAAAACCGGGAAGAGAATTTAGTCGAGCCTGTGGATAAAGAGAATATGGCTGGAATCCAGGTCAGCGCAGAGCGTATTTCAGAAGCCTATACCGGAGACGGTGCGCAGGCAGCCGGAGGTACAGCAGGAACAAATGAAGGGGACGTTCCGAATTATGAACAATCTGCTCAAAACGGTAATGGAAATTACGAGCGGACTGAAGAACGGATCAACAATGAGGTTAACAGAATAAAAAAACAGATTGTTGAAAGCCCATATAAAATAAGAGATTTGGGGATTCAGGTAATGGTTGAACCTCCCAATCCTAAAAATCCCGGATCCATACCACAGGAAAGAGTAGATGATATAAGGCAGATGCTGTCTACAATCGTCCGTACTTCTATTAATAAAGATGCAAATGCGAATCCAATTTCAGATCAGGATATCGAAAGCAAGATTGTTGTATCTGTTCAGCCATTCGCAGGAAAGATGCAAGCACTTGATAATGCATCATCACCCGCCATTCCTATGTGGGTATATATTGCCGGAGGTGCGCTCCTGGCTGTCATACTATTGCTTATTTTCCTTCTCTTCCGAAAAAGAAGAAAAGAAGATGAGTACGAGTATGAAGAAGAACTGGTTACGATTCCAATTAATGTACCTGATGTGAACGAAGAATCGGAATCAGAAGCAACGGTAAGAAGAAAGCAGCTTGAAAAGCTGGCAAAAGAGAAGCCGGAAGACTTTGCGAAGCTCCTCAGAACCTGGCTCTCTGAAGAGTAAGGAGGAATGTGATACGTGGCAAGGCGGGATCAAACAAAACTATCAGGAAAACAAAAAGCGGCCATTCTCTTAATCTCACTTGGACCGGATGTGTCTGCTTCTGTTTACAAACATTTATCGGAGGAAGAAATTGAACGGCTGACTCTTGAAATCTCAGGAGTAAGGACCGTTGATTCCATTAAGAAAGAAGATATTTTAGAAGAATTCCATGAAATTGCAATGGCTCAGGACTTTATATCTTCAGGTGGGATTGCCTATGCGAAGGAAGTGCTGGAGCGGGCGCTTGGTGAAGAGAGAGCAACATCAATTATCAGCAGGCTAACTTCCACTCTTCAAGTTAAGCCATTTGACTTTGCAAGAAAAGCAGAACCGACTCAAATTCTTAATTTTATTCAAAATGAACACCCTCAAACCATCTCATTGATTTTGTCCTATCTGGACCCGGTTCAGGCAGGGCAAATTCTTTCCGAACTTCCTCAAGAGGTTCAGGCAGACATAGCAAGGAGGATTGCTGTAATGGATCGGACTTCTCCTGAGATCATTTATGAGGTGGAACAAATACTGGAGAAGAAATTGTCTTCAGCCTTTACCCAGGACTACACCCAGACAGGCGGAGTCGAAGCGGTGGTTGAGGTACTGAATGGAGTAGATCGAAGCACGGAAAGAACCATTCTGGATGCTCTTGAAATTCAGGATCCTGAACTTGCGGAAGAAATAAAGAAACGAATGTTTGTATTTGAAGACATCGTTACACTTGATAATCGCGCTATACAGCGTGTAATACGTGATGTTGATAATGAAGATCTTAAGCTGTCACTTAAAGTGGCGAGTGAAGAAGTCAGAGAAATTGTCTTTAAGAACATGTCTGCGAGAATGGCTGAAACGTTCAGGGAAGAGATGGAATATATGGGGCCTGTCCGTTTGAGAGATGTTGAAGAATCTCAATCAAGAATTGTTGGGGTAATCCGCAGACTGGAAGAGAATGGTGAAATCGTAGTTGCCCGAGGCGGAGGAGACGATATCATTGTCTAAGCTTATCAAGTCACGATTCTCAAGCCAGCAGACAGACTCTGCTGCCATTGTTCCAATTATGAAAATGGAGAATCCCCATTTACTTCAGGAAGAGATAGAAGAATCTGAACAAATCAAACGTGCGAAAAGATTAAGCGAGCAAATCATCAGGGATGCACGTGCTGAAGAAGAATCTCTGCTCCAATCAATTGAAATGGCAAAACAAAATTGGGAACATGAAAAAATGGCTTTAGAAGAAGAGGCAAGGCAGTCAGGCTACCAGGAAGGTCTTGCTTACGGCAGAGAAGATGGATACCAACAAGTTTCCCAAGCTATAGATCAGGCAAACCAACTGGTTGAGCTGTCCCGTGCAGATTACCTGGAAAAAGTAGAATCAGCAGAAGAAACAATTGTTGCACTGGCTGTGAAGATGGCGGAAAAAATCATCGGAACCTACTTAAATGAACAGCCTGATCAAATGATTGATATCGTGAAGCAGCTTCTAAAGGAAGTAAAGGATTATGATGAAATCAAAATTTTTGTACACCCGGAACGATATGAATATGTACGCTCCCAGAAAGGTGAGTTAAAACAGCTTCTCACAAATGAGCAGGAATTGTTTTTGTACATGGATGACGGGTTATCACCTTTTGATTGTTTCGTAGAAACGTCCTTCGGCAGAATTGATGCTTCTGTGGATACTCAGCTTAAACAGCTTGAAAAGCAGCTTCTGGAAAGACTGGGAGAGGCGGAGACTTCATGAAAGCGGCTGATCTGCTAAACGTTGTGGAAATGCTTGATTCATATAAACGATTCGGCAAGGTTAAAAGAGTGGTCGGCTTAATGATTGAGTCCAGAGGTCCTGCAAGTTCGATTGGGGACTTATGCTACATCCATACAGGGGCGGGAAAGACGAAAAGAATTCCGGCTGAAGTAGTTGGTTTCAAAGATGAGAATGTTTTGCTGATGCCATTCTCACCCGTATCAGATATTTCGCCGGGCAGTATTGTAGAGGCAACAAAAGAACCTCTTCGTGTAATGGCGGGGATTCCGCTGATCGGATCTGTACTGGATGCTCTCGGGAAGCCTCTGGACGATGCCTCACTTCCAAAAGGCCTTTCTTATGTGGCGTCCGACCAATCACCTCCCAATCCAATGAAAAGACCGCCGATCCATGAGCCGATGGAGGTGGGGGTTAAAGTTATTGACTCACTTTTAACGGTAGGCAAGGGCCAGCGGGTAGGGATCTTTGCGGGGAGCGGGGTTGGAAAAAGCACCCTGATGGGAATGATTGCTCGAAATACGAAAGCAGATTTAAACGTTATCGCACTTGTTGGGGAGCGCGGGCGGGAAGTACGGGAATTTATTGAACGTGACCTGGGACCTGAGGGCTTAAAGCGATCCATTGTCGTCGTAGCGACATCGGATCAGCCGGCTTTAATGAGGATGAAGGCTGCCTATACAGCTACAGCTATTGCTGAGTACTTCCGCGATACAGGAAGAGACGTAATGCTTATGATGGATTCTGTTACAAGGGTGGCGATGGCACAGCGTGAAATCGGACTGGCTATCGGAGAGCCGCCTACGACTAAAGGGTATACACCTTCTGTTTTCGCTATCTTGCCAAAGCTTTTAGAACGAACAGGAACAAATGAAAATGGATCGATTACAGCTTTCTATACCGTGCTTGTTGATGGGGACGACATGAATGAACCTATTGCTGATACGGTCAGGGGAATCTTGGACGGGCACTTTGTGCTTGACCGGGCTCTTGCAAATAAGGGCCAGTTTCCAGCGATTAATGTCCTGAAAAGCATTAGCAGGGTGATGAATCAGCTCGTGCCATCCGAACATAGACATGCAGCAAGTAAACTTCGGGAATATCTTTCTACTTACCTGAATTCAGAGGATTTGATAAATATTGGTGCCTACAAAAGAGGTTCATCAGCAGAAATTGATGAAGCAATTCGGCTGTACCCAGAGATTCTCGCTTTTTTAAAACAGGAAGTTCATGAAAATGTTTCTCTTAACGAAAGTGTGCATGAACTATTTACGAAAATGGAGATGAGTACTAACTAATGGGATATACATTTCGTTTCCAAAAAATACTCGAGTTGAAGGAGAACGAAAAAGAGCAGCGGCTTTCGGAATACAACCGCTCAGTTCAGGACTTTGAAACTGCCGCAGAAAAGCTGTATGACTCTATGAAAAAAAAGGAAGTTCTTGAAGAAAACACAAAGAAACGATTAACGAGCGGAATGGCTGTGCAGGAAATCCGGCATTATCAGCAATTTGTAACAAACCTGGACCGTGCGATTGAACACTATCAAAAACTGGTGATCGTCAGCAGGAACAAGATGCAGGAAAAGCAGGAAGTACTCATGGAAAGCAACTCAGAAGTCCGAAAGTTCGAAAAAATGAAAGAACGCCATATTGAAATGAATAAAGAAATGGAGAAACAAAACGATACAAGGAGCATGGATGACCTATCGATTCGATCGTTCATGTACCGGGAAATCTAGGTGAAGGAAGTTGGAAAATAATAAAAAAGAATACGGTAAATTTCAGTGGTTTCTTTTCGTCATCCTCATCCCTCTATTCTTCACAGTCACACTTGCAGCAATCATCCTATCTGTTGCAGGAATTAATGTAGCGGGAACAGCCGCAGAATGGATATCGAGCCTAACAGGTACTTCACAAAAAAATGAAGGACATGCTTCCCAATCTGTACCTGCGAACGGTGAACTGAAAAAGGCAGAAAAAGATAATAAAGAACTGGCAGCTTCCATTTCTGCACATAAACAGGAAATAAAAGCGATGGAAAATGACGTATTGCTTAAAGAAAAAAAGATTGCAAGTCTTTCTAAAGAAGTAGAGGACTTAAAAGCACAGCTGGAACAGAAAGCTTCAGTGAAAGCAGATCAAAAGGATATTGCAAAACTTTATGAAGGAATGTCAGCCAGTAAAGCAGCAAACATCCTGCCGCTTCTTGGAGAAGACGATGCGATGAAGATTCTCAATACCTTAAAAGATGATCAAGTAACATCCATTCTTGAAAAAATGAGCCCAGAGAACGCCGCTTTATACACTGGAAAGCTTGCTGATTCTAAAGGAGGTGAATAATTGTTGATTCGTTCCATTAACCAAATGGCTGCTCCTGCAGCTCAAATGAACGGAAGCAATCCATTGAACGGTCTTTCATTTCAGCAAATGTTAATCGGAGCATTTCCTCCTCCCAATATGGAAGGGGCAATAACAGAGAGCAGTCAGCTGCCCGATTCTGCTGATAAACAAACGATTGCTCCGATCACAAAAGAAACCCTATTGCTTCTTTTGGAAGGGCTTCAGAAACAGATTCATACTTTATTGAAAGAAGGAAGTCTGGAAGAAGACAAGATCGATGAGCTGGAAAACATTGCTTCAGAACTCTTTGCTTTTTTAACGCAGGAAAATGCTCCGGCTATGTATAGCAACCTGAAAGTCAATGCAGAGCTGCAGCAGAACGGGGCCAATCACAAACAGCACCATTTAAGCGAATGGCTGACTCCAGTCAAGGCGGGACATCTAATTGAAGTTTTGACTTCACTTGAAAAAGAAGGACAGCTGCCGGCAGGGCTTAAAGCTTTGCTCACAAGCCTTGCTGAGAAAAAAACGGGTCCTGATACAGCTGCTGCTTTCATACAGAGCGCTTTGAAAAAAACAGGATCTGTCCATCAGCAATCGGCGGCTTCTGCAGCTGATATCGTTTCTTCAACTATTAATAAAGCCTATCCATTATCTGCTGCATCAGGAAAAAGCGTTCACTTATCATCTGGAGCAGAAACAGGCGCTCATTTATCTTCAACAATTGAAAAAATCAATCCTTTATCCAATGAAACCGCAAATTTCACCACTCAATCACCTTTAGCCAAGCCCGAGCAGCTCTTGCTATTTGTAAAAACTGATCCAACTGGAAACAGGGTTAATCAGGAAGATATGATTCAGCAGATTCAGCAGCTTCTTACAAGAAGTAAATTTATTGCTGTAAATGGTTCCGAGAAGCTTTTTCTTAAATTGTACCCTGAGCATTTAGGCGAACTGCGAATTGAAATTATGCAGTCCGACGGGAAATGGATGGCTAAATTTACCGCTGGAAGCTTAATGGTCAAAGAAGTGATTGAAAGCCATCTTCATCAACTCAAACAAGGCCTCACAGCTCAGCATATACAAATGGAAAAAATTGAAGTGCTGCAATCCTTTACTTCTCCAAGCAGAGATCTTCCTCAGGATCAAGGGGAACGCGGCAGACACAGCGGGCACTCAAATCGTGAAAATCCTAAAGACGATTCTCTCGAACGATCTTTTGAGGACTCCCTGAAAGAAGAATTAAACAATGAATAATGGCAGGTGACAAAATTGGAAACGAAAATTGATTCATCCTCTATGCTTTCAAGTATCAAAAAGGAAGAAAGAAAACCATCAGATGTACTTGGCAAGGATGATTTCCTGAAAATTCTGATGAGTCAGCTTCAAAACCAGGATCCTTTAAATCCAATGGAAGACAAGGAATTTATCTCTCAAATGGCCTCCTTTTCATCCCTGGAACAGATGACCAACATGAATAAAACAATGCAGGATTTCATCACCTCTCAGTCAGGAAGTTCCATACTTCAGTACAGCACACTGATTGGAAAAGAAATTACCTATTCATACAAGGAAACAGACAATGACGGAAATACAGCTGTTAAAGAAGGCAAACAAACTGTTAAAGCAATCAGTCAGAAAAACAATGAAGTGACACTCGAACTGATGGATGGAACGATCATTTATAAAGATGAAATCGTTAAGGTGTCTGATAAAGGCAGCGAGTAAGGATGGAAAATGGAATTGAAAAACTCAAACACCTTCCGCTGTCTCTATACAGACCCATTCAAAAAAAGCAAAACGACACAAGTTTTCAAACTCTTTTTCAAGAAAAACTGACCATTAGCAAGCATGCTAGAGCACGATTAGATGAGCGAAACATTGTCATCTCAGATGAAAAATGGAATTTGATGGAGGACAGGCTTTCCGAAGCAAAGCAAAAGGGTATTCAGGATGCGCTTTTTCTATCAAATGAAGGAGCTTTCATCATCAGTGTGAAAAATTCCACGCTGATTACTGCCATGAATCGAAAAGAAGCAGCGTCTCAGATTTTTACGAATATTAACGGAACAATCTTATTGGATTAACGGCTGGACCCGTCAAGGGAAGCCTGGCTGCCGACTGATTGAAGCAGTCATCCATAAAAAAATGGGGGAATTGAAAATGCTAAGATCTTTATATTCAGGAATAAGCGGAATGAAAAACTTTCAGACAAAGCTTGATGTTATTGGGAATAACATTTCAAATGTGAATACTTACGGTTTTAAGAAGGGCAGAACGATATTTCAAGATCTTTACAGCCAGTCGATCACTGGGGCGAGTGCACCAGCAGGAACAATGGGAGGCACAAACCCAAGTCAGGTAGGACTTGGTTCACAGCTTGCTTCAATCGATACCATTCACACAGGTGGAAGCCTGCAGACGACGGGAAGGAATTTAGATTTGGCTATTTCCGGGGATGGATTTTTTCAGGTTGCTGAAACTGGGAAATTCGGTGCACCTTTATATACGAGAGCAGGTAACTTTTATTTAGACAATAAGGGCGATATTGTTACGTCCGAAGGGTTATATCTAAAAAGTACGGGCGGTGGAAAAATTACGATTCCTACTACTGCCAAAAGCATGAGTGTTGGACAAGATGGAAATGTTTCATATGTTGATTCAACTGGTGCCATACAAACTGCTGGAACGATTGAGTTAGCAAAATTCCCGAATGTTGGAGGTCTGGAAAAATCAGGTTCCAACCTTTATATCGCCACTACCAATTCAGGCACAGCTGTTGTAGCTGCTCCTGGTCAATCAGGAATCGGCTTAGTACAAGCTGGATCTCTTGAAATGTCAAACGTAGATCTCTCAGAAGAATTCACTGAAATGATTGTTGCCCAAAGAGGATTTCAATCTAATACGAAAATCATTACGACATCAGATGAAATTCTCCAGGAGCTTATGAATCTAAAACGATAAGAATGGGGGCAGGGAACAGCTTCTTTAAGCTGTTCCTGAACTTAATGATTAAAGTGACCCGTTTAACCGGACAGCCATTTTACTTAAATGCTTTACAGATTGAGTTAGTAGAGTCATTCCCTGATACAGCTATTACCTTAACCAACGGCAGAAAATTCATTGTGAAAGAAAAAGAAGAAGAAGTGATTGAGCGGATGACAAATTTTTATCGGGAAATTGGCCTTTTAGCCATGACGAACAAGCTAAAGGAGCAGGAAAATGAATAAAAAGCTATTATCCATTATGTTTATCATTATTACCTCTATTACGCTGATTGGAGTTGCGGCATTAGCGGTAATGACTAATTTTTTTGAGAAAGACACATCAGGAGCGCCAACCATTGATGAAATAGTGGAGGCTTCTGTTGAAGTTCCTGAGCTTACGACAAATCTTGCAAGCGGGAATATCGTCCGGATTTCCCTAAAGTTAGAAACAGATTCAAAGAAAGCAAAGGAAGAGCTTGAAAAAAGAGAGTTTCAGGTAAAGGATGTCATCATCTCGGAATTAAGCAATATGAACGCTAAACAGCTTGCAGGAAAGAATGGCAAGGAATCGTTAAAGAAAACGATCATGGGAAGCATTAACAATCTGATGCAAGAAGGAAAAGTTGAGAAGGTCTACACTACCTCCTTCATCCTGCAATGATGAATATTTGTTTAAGGAGGTAACGTCATGTCCGGTGAAATATTATCGCAAAATGAAATTGATGCACTTCTATCAGCCATTACTACAGGAGAAATGGATGCAGAAGAGCTTAAAAGAGAAGAAGCGGAGAAAAAAATCAAAACGTATGATTTTAAAAGAGCTCTGCGCTTTTCCAAAGATCAGATCAGAAGCCTTACCCGGATCCATGAAAACTTTGCCCGGCTTCTTACTACGTATTTCTCTGCACAGCTGAGAACGTACATCCAGATTACTGTGGCATCCGTTGATCAGGTTCCATATGAAGAGTTCGTGCGTTCGATGCCTAAGATGACGATTTTGAATATTTTTCAAGTTCAGCCTCTTGAAGGCCGGATTGTCATGGAAGTCAACCCGAACATCGCTTATGCAATGATGGATCGAGTAATGGGCGGAATTGGATCTGGTTTTAATAAGATTGATACATTGACAGAGATTGAAACAAGAATTATGTCCAATCTTTTCGAAAAATCCCTTGATAATTACAGGGAGGCATGGAGTTCAATTACAAGTATTGAGCCGGAGATGCAGGAATTTGAAGTGAATCCGCAATTTATTCAAATGGTTTCTCCAAATGAAACGGTTATTGTCATCTCTCTGACAGCCCAAGTAGGAGACACCAGCGGAATGATTAATTTATGCATCCCGCATGTCGTTCTTGAGCCGATTATTCCAAAGCTATCCGTTCACTACTGGATGCAGTCAGACAGGAAAGAACGGAACCCTGCGGAAACAGAAGCTCTTCAAAAGCGGATTGAATTGACAGATATTACGGTTTCAGCAGAATTAGGTTCCTCTGAAATTACCATTCACGAATTTATGGAGCTGCAATCCGGAGACATCATTCAAATGGATCAATCCATTGATCAGCCGCTCCTGATTAAAATAGGAGACAAACCAAAATATACAGGACAGCCTGGAAAATTAAACCGCAAATTAGCTGTGCAGATTCTTGACCACTATTTTGGGGGTGACGAAGATGGGGAGTAATGAAATGCTATCACAAGATGAAATCGATGCATTGCTTAAAGGTACTGGATTAGAAGAAGA
The Metabacillus sp. FJAT-52054 genome window above contains:
- the fliL gene encoding flagellar basal body-associated protein FliL — protein: MNKKLLSIMFIIITSITLIGVAALAVMTNFFEKDTSGAPTIDEIVEASVEVPELTTNLASGNIVRISLKLETDSKKAKEELEKREFQVKDVIISELSNMNAKQLAGKNGKESLKKTIMGSINNLMQEGKVEKVYTTSFILQ
- the flgG gene encoding flagellar basal body rod protein FlgG, producing MLRSLYSGISGMKNFQTKLDVIGNNISNVNTYGFKKGRTIFQDLYSQSITGASAPAGTMGGTNPSQVGLGSQLASIDTIHTGGSLQTTGRNLDLAISGDGFFQVAETGKFGAPLYTRAGNFYLDNKGDIVTSEGLYLKSTGGGKITIPTTAKSMSVGQDGNVSYVDSTGAIQTAGTIELAKFPNVGGLEKSGSNLYIATTNSGTAVVAAPGQSGIGLVQAGSLEMSNVDLSEEFTEMIVAQRGFQSNTKIITTSDEILQELMNLKR
- the fliM gene encoding flagellar motor switch protein FliM → MSGEILSQNEIDALLSAITTGEMDAEELKREEAEKKIKTYDFKRALRFSKDQIRSLTRIHENFARLLTTYFSAQLRTYIQITVASVDQVPYEEFVRSMPKMTILNIFQVQPLEGRIVMEVNPNIAYAMMDRVMGGIGSGFNKIDTLTEIETRIMSNLFEKSLDNYREAWSSITSIEPEMQEFEVNPQFIQMVSPNETVIVISLTAQVGDTSGMINLCIPHVVLEPIIPKLSVHYWMQSDRKERNPAETEALQKRIELTDITVSAELGSSEITIHEFMELQSGDIIQMDQSIDQPLLIKIGDKPKYTGQPGKLNRKLAVQILDHYFGGDEDGE
- the flgD gene encoding flagellar hook assembly protein FlgD; translated protein: METKIDSSSMLSSIKKEERKPSDVLGKDDFLKILMSQLQNQDPLNPMEDKEFISQMASFSSLEQMTNMNKTMQDFITSQSGSSILQYSTLIGKEITYSYKETDNDGNTAVKEGKQTVKAISQKNNEVTLELMDGTIIYKDEIVKVSDKGSE
- a CDS encoding TIGR02530 family flagellar biosynthesis protein; the encoded protein is MENGIEKLKHLPLSLYRPIQKKQNDTSFQTLFQEKLTISKHARARLDERNIVISDEKWNLMEDRLSEAKQKGIQDALFLSNEGAFIISVKNSTLITAMNRKEAASQIFTNINGTILLD
- a CDS encoding flagellar FlbD family protein, with translation MIKVTRLTGQPFYLNALQIELVESFPDTAITLTNGRKFIVKEKEEEVIERMTNFYREIGLLAMTNKLKEQENE